The Funiculus sociatus GB2-C1 genome segment TGGACATTTTTATACTCGCAAAAGAATGAACGCCATTGTCAATATAACCAGCGATGGTGGAGGAGATACCCAGCTGGAGTAGCAACAGTAAAGAGGATTGAAGAAGCGATCGCTATCCTGCCTGTAAAATTTCATTGATAGCAGCAACATAAGAATTGTAGGCTGATTCCCCAAAGCATACAAAAATCACCTGTTCGACTGAGCTATTCCCCTCCAGAAACTTTTTCACCTCACTCACAGCAATTCTGGCGGCGCGTTCTATCGGAAACCCATAGACACCCGTGCTGATAGCAGGAAAAGCGATGCTGCGTATCTCGTATTCCTTTGCTATAGCTAGACAACTGCGATAACAACTAGCTAAAAGCTCATCCTCCTGATAGTTGCCTCCCTGCCAAATTGGGCCGACTGTATGAATTACCCATTTAGCAGGAAGATTGTAACCCTTGGTAATCTTTGCCTGACCAGTGGCGCAGCCCTTGAGCTGGCGACATTCTACCAACAATTCTCGCCCAGCAGCTCGGTGAATTGCCCCATCGACACCACCGCCACCTAGTAAAGAGGTATTCGCCGCATTAGCGATCGCATCTACCTTTTGCTGGG includes the following:
- a CDS encoding O-acetyl-ADP-ribose deacetylase; this translates as MNLGKIAVIQGDITQQKVDAIANAANTSLLGGGGVDGAIHRAAGRELLVECRQLKGCATGQAKITKGYNLPAKWVIHTVGPIWQGGNYQEDELLASCYRSCLAIAKEYEIRSIAFPAISTGVYGFPIERAARIAVSEVKKFLEGNSSVEQVIFVCFGESAYNSYVAAINEILQAG